One Theropithecus gelada isolate Dixy chromosome 20, Tgel_1.0, whole genome shotgun sequence DNA segment encodes these proteins:
- the ACD gene encoding adrenocortical dysplasia protein homolog isoform X1, which produces MAGSGRLVLRPWIRELILGSETLSSPRAGQLLEVLQEAEAAAAGPSHAPDASDVGATLLVSDGTYSVRCLVTREALDTSDWEEKEFGFRGTEGRLLLLQYCGVHIQVAEGGAPAEFYLQVDRFSLLPTEQPRLRVPGCNQDLDVQKKLYDCLEEHLSESTSSNAGLSLSQLLDEMREDQEHQGALVCLAESCLTLEGPCTAPPLTHWAASRCKATGEAVYTVPSSMLCISENDQLILSSLGPCQRTQGPELPPPDPALQDLSLTLIASPSSPSSSGTPALPGHMSSEESGTSISLLPALSLAAPDPGQRSSSQPPPAICSAPAPLIPRSPHPSQTPSSPLQSCTPNLSPRGHVPSPHQALVTRPQKPSLEFKEFVGLPCKNQRPSPRTGATKGAQEPCRVWEPPKRHRDGSAFQYEYEPPCTSLCARVQAARLPPQLMAWALHFLMDPESEPTPM; this is translated from the exons ATGGCAGGTTCAGGAAGGCTGGTCCTACGGCCCTGGATTCGAGAGCTGATTCTGGGGTCGGAGACACTCTCCAGTCCACGAGCCGGGCAGCTGCTCGAG GTACTACAGGAGGCCGAGGCCGCGGCCGCGGGCCCATCCCACGCCCCTGATGCGTCCGACGTCGGGGCCACGCTGCTTGTGTCTGACGGGACCTACAGTGTCCGATGCCTGGTGACGCGGGAGGCCCTGGACACCTCGGACTG GGAGGAGAAGGAGTTCGGCTTCCGCGGGACAGAGGgccggctgctgctgctgcagtaCTGCGGGGTTCATATCCAGGTCGCTGAGGGCGGCGCG CCCGCAGAGTTCTATCTCCAGGTGGACCGCTTCAGCCTGCTGCCCACGGAGCAGCCCCGGCTGCGGGTGCCTGGTTG CAACCAAGACTTAGATGTTCAGAAAAAGCTCTATGACTGCCTTGA GGAGCACCTTTCAGAGTCCACCTCGTCCAATGCAG GCCTATCACTGTCCCAGCTTCTGGATGAAATGCGGGAGGATCAGGAGCATCAGGGGGCGCTGGTGTGCCTGGCTGAAAGCTGCCTGACGCTGGAGGGCCCTTGCACAGCACCCCCGCTCACCCACTGGGCTGCCTCACGATGCAAGGCCACG GGAGAAGCTGTGTACACTGTCCCCAGCTCAATGCTATGCATCTCTGAGAATGACCAGCTAATTCTGAGCTCTCTAGGCCCCTGTCAGAGGACACAGG GCCCTGAGCTGCCCCCACCAGACCCGGCTCTGCAGGACCTATCTCTGACCCTCATAGCCTCTCCTTCCTCACCCAGTTCCTCAG GAACCCCAGCCTTACCCGGCCACATGTCATCCGAGGAAAGTGGTACCAGCATCAGCCTTCTGCCTGCCCTGTCCTTGGCTGCTCCAGACCCAGGGCAGAGGAGCAGCTCCCAGCCCCCACCAGCCATCTGCTCAGCCCCTGCCCCCCTGATCCCCAGGTCCCCACACCCCAGCCAAACCCCCAGCTCCCCACTCCAGAGCTGCACTCCCAATCTCTCACCCCGTGGCCATGTCCCCAGTCCACACCAGGCTCTTGTGACCAGGCCCCAGAAACCTAGCCTGGAGTTCAAGGAGTTTGTAGGGTTGCCCTGCAAGAATCAGCGGCCTTCTCCCAGGACCGGAGCTACCAAAGGAGCCCAGGAGCCCTGCCGTGTCTGG GAACCCCCAAAAAGGCATCGTGATGGTTCTGCCTTCCAATATGAGTATGAGCCACCCTGCACGTCCCTCTGTGCTCGGGTCCAAGCTGCCAG GCTTCCTCCCCAGCTCATGGCCTGGGCCTTGCACTTTCTGATGGATCCAGAGTCTGAGCCAACTCCAATGTGA
- the ACD gene encoding adrenocortical dysplasia protein homolog isoform X2: MAGSGRLVLRPWIRELILGSETLSSPRAGQLLEEAEAAAAGPSHAPDASDVGATLLVSDGTYSVRCLVTREALDTSDWEEKEFGFRGTEGRLLLLQYCGVHIQVAEGGAPAEFYLQVDRFSLLPTEQPRLRVPGCNQDLDVQKKLYDCLEEHLSESTSSNAGLSLSQLLDEMREDQEHQGALVCLAESCLTLEGPCTAPPLTHWAASRCKATGEAVYTVPSSMLCISENDQLILSSLGPCQRTQGPELPPPDPALQDLSLTLIASPSSPSSSGTPALPGHMSSEESGTSISLLPALSLAAPDPGQRSSSQPPPAICSAPAPLIPRSPHPSQTPSSPLQSCTPNLSPRGHVPSPHQALVTRPQKPSLEFKEFVGLPCKNQRPSPRTGATKGAQEPCRVWEPPKRHRDGSAFQYEYEPPCTSLCARVQAARLPPQLMAWALHFLMDPESEPTPM, from the exons ATGGCAGGTTCAGGAAGGCTGGTCCTACGGCCCTGGATTCGAGAGCTGATTCTGGGGTCGGAGACACTCTCCAGTCCACGAGCCGGGCAGCTGCTCGAG GAGGCCGAGGCCGCGGCCGCGGGCCCATCCCACGCCCCTGATGCGTCCGACGTCGGGGCCACGCTGCTTGTGTCTGACGGGACCTACAGTGTCCGATGCCTGGTGACGCGGGAGGCCCTGGACACCTCGGACTG GGAGGAGAAGGAGTTCGGCTTCCGCGGGACAGAGGgccggctgctgctgctgcagtaCTGCGGGGTTCATATCCAGGTCGCTGAGGGCGGCGCG CCCGCAGAGTTCTATCTCCAGGTGGACCGCTTCAGCCTGCTGCCCACGGAGCAGCCCCGGCTGCGGGTGCCTGGTTG CAACCAAGACTTAGATGTTCAGAAAAAGCTCTATGACTGCCTTGA GGAGCACCTTTCAGAGTCCACCTCGTCCAATGCAG GCCTATCACTGTCCCAGCTTCTGGATGAAATGCGGGAGGATCAGGAGCATCAGGGGGCGCTGGTGTGCCTGGCTGAAAGCTGCCTGACGCTGGAGGGCCCTTGCACAGCACCCCCGCTCACCCACTGGGCTGCCTCACGATGCAAGGCCACG GGAGAAGCTGTGTACACTGTCCCCAGCTCAATGCTATGCATCTCTGAGAATGACCAGCTAATTCTGAGCTCTCTAGGCCCCTGTCAGAGGACACAGG GCCCTGAGCTGCCCCCACCAGACCCGGCTCTGCAGGACCTATCTCTGACCCTCATAGCCTCTCCTTCCTCACCCAGTTCCTCAG GAACCCCAGCCTTACCCGGCCACATGTCATCCGAGGAAAGTGGTACCAGCATCAGCCTTCTGCCTGCCCTGTCCTTGGCTGCTCCAGACCCAGGGCAGAGGAGCAGCTCCCAGCCCCCACCAGCCATCTGCTCAGCCCCTGCCCCCCTGATCCCCAGGTCCCCACACCCCAGCCAAACCCCCAGCTCCCCACTCCAGAGCTGCACTCCCAATCTCTCACCCCGTGGCCATGTCCCCAGTCCACACCAGGCTCTTGTGACCAGGCCCCAGAAACCTAGCCTGGAGTTCAAGGAGTTTGTAGGGTTGCCCTGCAAGAATCAGCGGCCTTCTCCCAGGACCGGAGCTACCAAAGGAGCCCAGGAGCCCTGCCGTGTCTGG GAACCCCCAAAAAGGCATCGTGATGGTTCTGCCTTCCAATATGAGTATGAGCCACCCTGCACGTCCCTCTGTGCTCGGGTCCAAGCTGCCAG GCTTCCTCCCCAGCTCATGGCCTGGGCCTTGCACTTTCTGATGGATCCAGAGTCTGAGCCAACTCCAATGTGA
- the ENKD1 gene encoding enkurin domain-containing protein 1, whose product MCEGPSRISGPIPPDPTLCPDYYRRPASAQGRLEGNALKLDLLTSDRALDATAPCGPRIGPGAREILERGRRGVGDVLLQLEGISLGPGASLKRKDPKDHEKENLRRIREIQKRFREQERSREHGQPRPLKALWRSPKYDKVESRVKAQLQEPGPAFGTESAHFLRAHSRCGPGLPPPRVPSPQPTPPGPKAKEPGLGVDFIRHNARAAKRAPRRHSRSLQVLAQVLEQQRQAQEHYNATQKGHVPHYLLERRDLWQREAEARKQSQPDPAMPPGHTRMPENQRLETLTKLLQSQSQLLRELVLLPAGADSLRAQSHRAELDRKLVQVEEAIKIFSRPKVFVKMDT is encoded by the exons ATGTGCGAGGGCCCGTCCCGCATCTCGGGGCCCATCCCCCCAGACCCGACGCTCTGCCCTGACTACTACCGGCGGCCGGCCTCGG CTCAAGGGCGCCTCGAGGGAAACGCGCTGAAGCTGGACTTGCTGACCTCGGACCGGGCCCTGGACGCCACCGCTCCCTGTGGCCCCCGCATCGGTCCCGGTGCCCGAGAGATCCTGGAGCGCGGCCGGCGCGGCGTCGGGGACGTGCTGTTGCAACTCGAGGGGATCTCCCTAGGTCCTGGGGCCTCTCTTAAGA GGAAGGACCCTAAAGACCATGAGAAGGAGAACCTGAGGCGGATCAGGGAGATTCAGAAGCGCTTCAGAGAACAGGAGCGCAGCCGAGAGCATGGACAGCCCAGGCCCCTGAAAGCTCTGTGGCGCTCACCCAAGTACGATAAGGTGGAGTCCCGGGTCAAGGCCCAGCTCCAG gagcctGGCCCTGCCTTTGGGACAGAGTCTGCACACTTCCTGCGGGCGCACTCCCGCTGCGGCCCTGGCCTCCCACCACCCCGTGTACCTAGTCCCCAGCCAACACCACCAGGTCCCaaagctaag GAGCCAGGCTTGGGGGTGGACTTCATTCGTCACAATGCACGAGCTGCGAAGAGGGCCCCCCGGAGGCATTCCCGCTCGCTGCAGGTCCTGGCACAAGTGCTAGAGCAGCAGCGGCAGGCCCAGGAGCACTACAATGCCACACAGAAGGGCCATGTGCCGCATTA CTTGTTGGAGCGCAGGGACCTGTGGcaacgggaggctgaggctcgcAAGCAGAGCCAGCCAGACCCTGCCATGCCCCCAGGCCACACGCGCATGCCTGAAAACCAGCGGCTGGAAACACTGACCAAGCTGCTCCAGA GCCAGAGCCAGCTGCTGCGTGAGCTGGTACTGCTGCCTGCCGGGGCAGACTCACTGAGAGCCCAGAGCCACCGTGCTGAGCTGGATCGGAAACTGGTGCAGGTAGAGGAGGCCATCAAGATCTTTTCTCGGCCCAAAGTCTTCGTGAAGATGGATACCTGA
- the PARD6A gene encoding partitioning defective 6 homolog alpha isoform X1 produces the protein MARPQRTPARSPDSIVEVKSKFDAEFRRFALPRASVSGFQEFSRLLRAVHQIPGLDVLLGYTDAHGDLLPLTNDDSLHRALASGPPPLRLLVQKRAEADSSGLAFASNSLQRRKKGLLLRPVAPLRTRPPLLISLPQDFRQVSSVIDVDLLPETHRRVRLHKHGSDRPLGFYIRDGMSVRVAPQGLERVPGIFISRLVRGGLAESTGLLAVSDEILEVNGIEVAGKTLDQVTDMMVANSHNLIVTVKPANQRNNVVRGASGRLTGPPSAGPGPAEPDSDDDSSDLVIENRQPPSSNGLSQGPPCWDLHPGCRRPGTRSSLPSLDDQEQASSGWGSRMQDGSGFSL, from the exons ATGGCCCGGCCGCAGAGGACTCCGGCGCGCAGTCCCGATAGCATCGTCGAGGTGAAGAGCAAA TTTGACGCCGAGTTCCGACGCTTCGCGCTGCCCCGCGCTTCGGTGAGCGGCTTCCAGGAGTTCTCGCGGTTGCTGCGGGCGGTGCACCAGATCCCGGGCCTGGACGTGCTACTTGGCTATACGGATGCTCACGGCGACCTGCTGCCCCTCACCAACGACGACAGTCTGCACCGGGCCCTGGCCAGCGGGCCCCCACCACTGCGCCTGTTGGTGCAGAAGCGGG CAGAAGCTGACTCCAGCGGCCTGGCTTTTGCCTCCAACTCTCTGCAGCGGCGCAAGAAAGGGCTCCTGCTGCGGCCAGTGGCACCCCTTCGCACCCGCCCACCCCTGCTAATCAGCCTGCCCCAAGATTTCCGCCAGGTTTCATCAGTCATAGATGTGGACCTACTGCCTGAGACCCACCGACGGGTGCGGCTGCACAAGCATGGTTCAGACCGCCCCCTGGGCTTCTACATCCGAGATGGCATGAGTGTGCGTGTGGCTCCCCAGGGCCTGGAGCGGGTTCCAGGAATCTTCATCTCCCGCCTGGTACGTGGGGGCCTGGCTGAGAGTACAGGGCTGCTGGCGGTCAGTGATGAGATCCTTGAGGTCAATGGCATTGAAGTAGCCGGGAAGACCTTGGACCAAGTGACGGACATGATGGTCGCCAACAGCCATAACCTCATTGTCACTGTCAAGCCGGCCAACCAGCGCAATAACGTGGTGCGAGGGGCATCTGGGCGTTTGACAGGTCCTCCCTCTGCAGGGCCTGGGCCTGCTGAGCCTGATAGTGATGATGACAGCAGTGACCTGGTCATTGAGAACCGCCAGCCTCCCAGTTCCAATGGGCTGTCTCAGGGGCCCCCATGCTGGGACCTGCACCCTGGCTGCCGACGTCCTGGTACCCGCAGCTCTCTGCCCTCCCTGGATGACCAGGAGCAGGCCAGTTCTGGCTGGGGGAGTCGCATGCAAGATGGTAGTGGCTTCAGCCTCTGA
- the PARD6A gene encoding partitioning defective 6 homolog alpha isoform X2, producing MARPQRTPARSPDSIVEVKSKFDAEFRRFALPRASVSGFQEFSRLLRAVHQIPGLDVLLGYTDAHGDLLPLTNDDSLHRALASGPPPLRLLVQKREADSSGLAFASNSLQRRKKGLLLRPVAPLRTRPPLLISLPQDFRQVSSVIDVDLLPETHRRVRLHKHGSDRPLGFYIRDGMSVRVAPQGLERVPGIFISRLVRGGLAESTGLLAVSDEILEVNGIEVAGKTLDQVTDMMVANSHNLIVTVKPANQRNNVVRGASGRLTGPPSAGPGPAEPDSDDDSSDLVIENRQPPSSNGLSQGPPCWDLHPGCRRPGTRSSLPSLDDQEQASSGWGSRMQDGSGFSL from the exons ATGGCCCGGCCGCAGAGGACTCCGGCGCGCAGTCCCGATAGCATCGTCGAGGTGAAGAGCAAA TTTGACGCCGAGTTCCGACGCTTCGCGCTGCCCCGCGCTTCGGTGAGCGGCTTCCAGGAGTTCTCGCGGTTGCTGCGGGCGGTGCACCAGATCCCGGGCCTGGACGTGCTACTTGGCTATACGGATGCTCACGGCGACCTGCTGCCCCTCACCAACGACGACAGTCTGCACCGGGCCCTGGCCAGCGGGCCCCCACCACTGCGCCTGTTGGTGCAGAAGCGGG AAGCTGACTCCAGCGGCCTGGCTTTTGCCTCCAACTCTCTGCAGCGGCGCAAGAAAGGGCTCCTGCTGCGGCCAGTGGCACCCCTTCGCACCCGCCCACCCCTGCTAATCAGCCTGCCCCAAGATTTCCGCCAGGTTTCATCAGTCATAGATGTGGACCTACTGCCTGAGACCCACCGACGGGTGCGGCTGCACAAGCATGGTTCAGACCGCCCCCTGGGCTTCTACATCCGAGATGGCATGAGTGTGCGTGTGGCTCCCCAGGGCCTGGAGCGGGTTCCAGGAATCTTCATCTCCCGCCTGGTACGTGGGGGCCTGGCTGAGAGTACAGGGCTGCTGGCGGTCAGTGATGAGATCCTTGAGGTCAATGGCATTGAAGTAGCCGGGAAGACCTTGGACCAAGTGACGGACATGATGGTCGCCAACAGCCATAACCTCATTGTCACTGTCAAGCCGGCCAACCAGCGCAATAACGTGGTGCGAGGGGCATCTGGGCGTTTGACAGGTCCTCCCTCTGCAGGGCCTGGGCCTGCTGAGCCTGATAGTGATGATGACAGCAGTGACCTGGTCATTGAGAACCGCCAGCCTCCCAGTTCCAATGGGCTGTCTCAGGGGCCCCCATGCTGGGACCTGCACCCTGGCTGCCGACGTCCTGGTACCCGCAGCTCTCTGCCCTCCCTGGATGACCAGGAGCAGGCCAGTTCTGGCTGGGGGAGTCGCATGCAAGATGGTAGTGGCTTCAGCCTCTGA